A genomic region of Anopheles coustani chromosome 3, idAnoCousDA_361_x.2, whole genome shotgun sequence contains the following coding sequences:
- the LOC131260778 gene encoding retinol dehydrogenase 14 isoform X2 has protein sequence MSLLGLDDPLTATASVITGVAIVLSLIKYYLYLTCGHFSSARNMEGKTVIITGANSGIGKETARDLAKRGARIIMACRNMETAKQAQDEIVKETGNQNVVVLKLDLSSQASVREFAAEVLRTERKLDVLVHNAGFAETFRKSKSVDGIEFTMATNHYGPFLLTHLLIDLLKRSTPSRIVVVASELYRFASVNLSNLNPVNTMPAYLYYVSKCANIMFTRELARRLEGTSVTANCLHPGMIDSGIWRNVPFPLTLPMRLIKSFFKTNAEGAQTSLYLACSEEVEGVTGKYFMDCKEAGLSAGICDMERARQLWEESVKIVNLTSSDPKI, from the exons TCGACGATCCACTCACAGCGACCGCGTCTGTCATCACAGGAGTAGCGATCGTACTGTCACTAATTAAATACTACCTGTACCTCACCTGCGGCCACTTTTCCTCGGCT CGAAACATGGAAGGCAAAACCGTGATCATCACAGGTGCCAACTCGGGCATTGGCAAGGAAACTGCCCGAGATTTGGCCAAACGGGGCGCCCGCATCATCATGGCCTGCCGGAACATGGAGACGGCTAAGCAGGCCCAAG ATGAAATAGTCAAAGAAACGGGTAACCAAAACGTTGTCGTGCTGAAGCTGGACCTCAGCTCGCAAGCGTCGGTCCGCGAGTTTGCGGCGGAGGTCCTGCGCACCGAGCGTAAGCTGGACGTGCTGGTTCACAACGCCGGGTTTGCGGAAACGTTCCGGAAGTCGAAGAGCGTCGATGGAATCGAGTTTACGATGGCCACCAACCACTACGGGCCGTTCCTGCTGACCCATCTGCTGATCGATCTGCTCAAGCGGTCCACCCCGAGCCGGATCGTTGTGGTGGCGTCCGAGCTGTACCGGTTCGCCTCGGTCAACCTGAGCAATCTGAATCCGGTGAACACCATGCCGGCCTATCTGTACTACGTGTCAAAGTGTGCCAACATTATGTTCACGCGCGAACTGGCCCGCCGGCTTGAGGGTACCTCGGTGACGGCAAACTGTCTGCATCCGGGCATGATCGATTCCGGCATCTGGCGGAACGTCCCGTTCCCGCTGACGCTCCCGATGCGCCTAATCAAGAGCTTCTTCAAGACCAATGCCGAGGGAGCGCAAACCTCACTGTATCTCGCCTGCtcggaggaggtggagggcGTCACCGGCAAGTACTTCATGGACTGCAAGGAGGCGGGCCTCAGTGCCGGTATCTGCGATATGGAGAGAGCCCGTCAACTCTGGGAAGAATCGGTCAAAATCGTCAATCTAACGAGCAGCGATCCGAAGATCTAA
- the LOC131260778 gene encoding retinol dehydrogenase 14 isoform X1 has translation MSLLGLDDPLTATASVITGVAIVLSLIKYYLYLTCGHFSSARNMEGKTVIITGANSGIGKETARDLAKRGARIIMACRNMETAKQAQEEIMAETGNTKLLIKHIDVSSLPSVRAFAKEIVATEPVIDVLIHNAGVAQGYNNKVTPDGLEFTMATNYYGPFLLTHLLIDLLKKSAQGRIVIVSSKLYQFASLNPDNINSINPVNYFSLFPIHLYNLSKFAEIMFTQELARRLEGTKVTANCLHPGVIDTGIWRNVPFPINILFKPIQMCFRTPEEGARTSIYLSVSPDVESISGKYFRGCKVHQLNRRVQHVARQHALWEASKKLVKLTPDDPQL, from the exons TCGACGATCCACTCACAGCGACCGCGTCTGTCATCACAGGAGTAGCGATCGTACTGTCACTAATTAAATACTACCTGTACCTCACCTGCGGCCACTTTTCCTCGGCT CGAAACATGGAAGGCAAAACCGTGATCATCACAGGTGCCAACTCGGGCATTGGCAAGGAAACTGCCCGAGATTTGGCCAAACGGGGCGCCCGCATCATCATGGCCTGCCGGAACATGGAGACGGCTAAGCAGGCCCAAG AGGAGATAATGGCCGAAACGGGAAACACGAAACTGCTCATCAAGCATATCGATGTTAGCTCGCTGCCTTCGGTGCGTGCGTTCGCCAAGGAGATCGTGGCCACCGAGCCCGTCATCGACGTGCTGATTCACAACGCCGGCGTTGCACAGGGCTACAACAACAAGGTGACGCCGGACGGTTTGGAGTTCACGATGGCGACCAACTACTACGGGCCGTTCTTGCTGACCCATCTGCTGATAGATCTGCTGAAGAAGTCTGCCCAGGGCAGAATCGTGATCGTTTCCTCGAAGCTGTACCAGTTCGCGTCGCTCAATCCGGACAACATCAACAGCATCAATCCGGTCAACTATTTCTCGCTCTTCCCGATTCACCTGTACAATTTGTCCAAATTCGCCGAGATTATGTTCACGCAGGAGCTGGCACGCCGCTTGGAGGGTACCAAGGTGACCGCGAACTGTCTGCACCCGGGTGTGATCGATACCGGCATCTGGCGCAACGTGCCCTTCCCGATCAACATCCTGTTCAAGCCGATCCAGATGTGCTTCCGCACGCCGGAGGAGGGCGCCCGGACAAGCATCTATCTGTCCGTGTCACCAGACGTGGAGTCGATCAGTGGCAAGTACTTCCGCGGCTGCAAAGTGCATCAGCTCAACCGTCGCGTGCAGCATGTTGCAAGGCAGCACGCGCTCTGGGAGGCGTCAAAGAAGTTGGTGAAGTTAACCCCTGACGATCCTCAGCTGTAA